In one window of Mucilaginibacter auburnensis DNA:
- the infC gene encoding translation initiation factor IF-3 has translation MALNRPFNRGPRPPFKKKEAEHNINQFIRATEVRLVGDNVEQGVYSLRDALAIAEQQELDLVEISPNAVPPVCKVTDYNKFIYEQKKKLKEIKSNAKQTVIKEIRFGPNTDDHDFEFKLKHATKFLESGEKVRAYVHFKGRAIVYKEQGEILLLRFAQALEEVGKVEQLPKLEGKRMFLTVAPKAAKK, from the coding sequence TTGGCATTAAACAGACCATTCAACAGAGGCCCAAGGCCACCTTTCAAGAAGAAAGAGGCTGAGCACAACATTAATCAATTTATCAGAGCTACTGAAGTACGTTTAGTTGGCGATAATGTGGAGCAGGGGGTATATTCGTTACGCGACGCTTTAGCGATAGCTGAACAACAAGAGTTGGATCTGGTTGAAATATCTCCAAATGCTGTTCCGCCGGTTTGTAAAGTAACTGATTACAATAAGTTTATTTACGAGCAGAAGAAAAAGCTTAAAGAGATAAAGAGCAACGCCAAGCAAACCGTTATTAAGGAGATCCGTTTTGGACCGAATACTGATGACCATGACTTTGAATTTAAATTAAAGCATGCCACCAAGTTTTTAGAAAGCGGTGAAAAGGTAAGAGCTTACGTGCACTTTAAAGGCCGTGCTATTGTTTACAAAGAGCAGGGTGAGATATTGCTGTTGCGTTTTGCACAAGCTTTAGAAGAAGTAGGCAAGGTGGAGCAATTACCAAAGCTGGAGGGTAAACGGATGTTTTTAACCGTTGCGCCTAAGGCTGCTAAAAAATAA
- the rpmI gene encoding 50S ribosomal protein L35: protein MPKVKTNSSAKKRFKLTGTGKIARKNAFKSHILTKKSTKRKRNLTQTSLVSNADMGNVKRMLAIGK, encoded by the coding sequence ATGCCAAAAGTAAAAACCAATTCCAGTGCAAAAAAGCGCTTTAAGCTTACTGGAACCGGTAAAATTGCAAGAAAGAACGCTTTCAAGAGCCACATCTTAACCAAGAAGAGCACTAAACGTAAGCGTAACTTAACTCAAACCAGCCTTGTAAGCAACGCTGATATGGGTAACGTAAAACGTATGCTTGCAATCGGAAAGTAA
- a CDS encoding YncE family protein encodes MKQFKRNYLLITLAIASVLASCSKNDPTPDPIGPVETNAGAYVLNQGGFGHDNSTLTYFDYATRATTADIYLASNANTLGDTGNDLGIYGSKMYIVVNNSGKLNITNKKTAKLIRQINIYQPRYVVFYGKNAFVDSYDGTVSVIDTTSLTITKTITVGRNPEQMAISNGKLYVANSGGLDVNSNFDKTVSVIDLATLSETKKINVTVNPVSVVADRYNNVYVLSIGDYGQVSGGMTVINANTDEVRTQTDLALGYPQPLMAQGDFVFYATADKKIAMYNARTQTLERASFITDGTNIGTPYAFAFDSVNGLLFVTSITDFSSNGKAYAFNVSGQKQLDFTVGINPGKIAFVTK; translated from the coding sequence ATGAAACAATTTAAACGCAACTACCTCCTCATTACATTAGCCATTGCATCGGTATTGGCATCATGTAGTAAAAACGACCCAACACCTGATCCGATAGGCCCGGTAGAAACAAACGCCGGGGCATATGTGCTTAACCAGGGAGGTTTTGGTCACGATAACAGCACCTTAACTTATTTTGATTATGCCACCCGCGCTACCACCGCCGACATTTACCTTGCTTCTAACGCCAATACCTTAGGAGATACCGGTAACGATTTGGGCATCTACGGCAGCAAAATGTACATTGTTGTAAATAATAGCGGGAAGCTAAATATCACCAACAAAAAAACTGCAAAGCTTATTAGGCAGATTAATATTTACCAACCACGTTATGTGGTGTTTTACGGCAAAAACGCATTTGTTGACTCGTACGATGGTACAGTTTCTGTAATTGATACCACATCGCTTACCATTACTAAAACCATTACAGTTGGCCGTAACCCCGAGCAAATGGCAATATCTAACGGAAAACTATATGTAGCAAATTCAGGTGGTTTGGATGTAAACAGCAACTTTGATAAAACAGTATCGGTTATTGACCTTGCCACCTTAAGTGAAACCAAAAAGATAAATGTAACAGTTAACCCGGTAAGCGTGGTGGCTGATAGATATAACAATGTTTATGTATTGTCAATAGGTGATTACGGTCAGGTGAGTGGCGGTATGACGGTAATTAATGCTAATACAGATGAGGTAAGAACACAAACAGATCTGGCATTAGGTTATCCGCAGCCGTTAATGGCACAGGGCGATTTTGTTTTTTATGCCACTGCCGACAAAAAAATTGCCATGTATAATGCACGTACCCAAACATTAGAGCGTGCCAGTTTTATAACGGATGGAACAAATATAGGCACACCTTATGCATTTGCGTTTGATAGTGTTAACGGCTTGTTATTTGTTACCAGTATTACAGATTTTTCATCCAACGGTAAAGCTTATGCTTTTAACGTTTCGGGGCAAAAGCAACTTGATTTTACAGTTGGGATCAATCCCGGTAAAATTGCCTTTGTTACTAAGTAA
- a CDS encoding Nif3-like dinuclear metal center hexameric protein: MEITAYYTQPTGSTPATFTVQDVINLALSETEPKRPRTVDKLRSGSPDQVLTGIVTTMFPTLEVIDKTIKAGANMIIAHETPFFNNNDDTEWLKDDDVFKHKMDVLNKHKIAVWRFHDHWHDHKPDGIIYGCVLKMGWEKCYKTEDHQLLTLPQPEKLSSIVSRIKKALNVPSIRLVGNMDAPIKTVFFCLGFTGIGDISKLKPDLIINGETSEVANTEQIRDGLSVGENTNLITLSHSVSEEPGMLYCAQWISPKVPGVKVTNIPSNTPFQYL, from the coding sequence ATGGAAATTACCGCTTACTATACCCAGCCTACCGGCTCTACACCTGCTACTTTTACCGTGCAGGATGTTATTAACCTGGCCCTCAGCGAGACCGAACCCAAACGCCCGCGTACCGTTGACAAACTGCGCTCGGGCAGCCCCGACCAGGTGCTTACCGGTATTGTTACTACCATGTTCCCTACGCTGGAGGTGATAGACAAGACCATTAAGGCCGGCGCGAATATGATCATTGCACACGAGACACCGTTTTTTAACAATAACGACGACACCGAATGGCTAAAGGACGATGACGTATTCAAGCATAAAATGGATGTGCTCAACAAGCATAAGATAGCTGTTTGGCGTTTCCACGACCATTGGCATGATCATAAACCTGATGGCATTATTTATGGCTGTGTGCTTAAAATGGGTTGGGAAAAGTGCTATAAAACTGAAGATCACCAATTGCTTACCCTGCCACAACCCGAGAAGCTAAGCAGTATTGTAAGCCGTATTAAAAAAGCATTGAATGTACCCTCTATCCGCCTGGTAGGCAATATGGATGCACCGATAAAAACGGTGTTTTTTTGCCTGGGGTTTACGGGCATAGGCGACATATCAAAGCTCAAACCCGACCTAATTATTAACGGTGAGACCAGCGAGGTTGCCAACACCGAACAGATACGCGATGGCCTGAGCGTGGGCGAAAACACCAACCTCATTACCCTGAGCCACTCAGTTAGCGAAGAGCCGGGCATGCTATATTGCGCGCAATGGATCTCGCCGAAAGTGCCGGGGGTTAAGGTAACCAACATACCCAGCAACACGCCATTTCAATACCTGTAA
- a CDS encoding Y-family DNA polymerase, with the protein MFAHVDINNCYVSCERLFRPELEGKVVVVLSNNDGCVIARSNEAKAIGIKMADAEFIVRKNLKEHNAVIFSSNYPLYADMSARLMNNLARYTYTLMVYSIDEAFMALGNIQGIDLDKHAATISANVMRHTGLPITIGVGPTLSLAKLANKAAKKQKRPYLLLDTPEKIDETVLNFPIEDVWGVGLAYYNKLVERGIKTAHDFRQLKADFVRKQMTVQGWRLHQELWGKPCNVIRDVAERSKGIESSQSFNTYQTLLDPIEEAVAMHAATVALKLRQQNSMALMLTVYIRTNKHNVKHDQHYPSITVKIPVAANNTHQLTCVAVQALRAIWQPGYNYLKTGVRVTGIIPAGEVQFNLYNSYEHSREQKLSGLIDELNSRYGRGTLRMAAEGFDKKWVMKQEFLSPQYTTNWRQLITTK; encoded by the coding sequence GTGTTTGCACATGTTGACATCAACAATTGCTACGTAAGCTGTGAGCGCCTGTTCAGGCCCGAATTAGAGGGCAAGGTAGTGGTGGTTTTGTCTAACAATGATGGATGTGTTATTGCGCGCAGTAACGAGGCTAAAGCCATTGGTATAAAAATGGCTGATGCAGAGTTTATTGTACGCAAAAATTTAAAAGAACATAACGCGGTTATTTTCAGCAGCAATTACCCGTTGTATGCAGATATGAGTGCGAGGCTTATGAATAACCTGGCCCGATACACTTATACGTTGATGGTTTATAGCATTGACGAAGCTTTTATGGCTTTGGGTAATATTCAAGGCATTGATCTGGATAAACATGCTGCAACAATAAGCGCTAACGTAATGCGTCATACTGGGTTGCCTATCACTATTGGAGTAGGGCCAACTTTATCGTTAGCAAAATTAGCTAATAAAGCAGCAAAAAAGCAGAAGCGACCTTACTTGCTGTTAGATACACCAGAGAAAATAGATGAAACGGTTTTAAATTTTCCTATTGAAGATGTTTGGGGGGTGGGGTTAGCCTATTACAATAAACTGGTTGAACGGGGCATAAAAACCGCGCACGATTTCAGACAGTTGAAGGCTGATTTTGTACGCAAGCAAATGACTGTGCAGGGCTGGCGTTTGCATCAGGAGTTGTGGGGTAAGCCCTGCAATGTGATACGTGATGTTGCCGAACGTTCCAAGGGTATTGAAAGCAGCCAAAGCTTTAATACCTATCAAACACTACTTGACCCTATTGAGGAGGCAGTAGCTATGCATGCCGCAACGGTGGCTCTTAAACTAAGACAGCAAAACAGTATGGCGCTTATGCTTACTGTTTACATACGCACTAACAAACACAACGTAAAGCACGATCAGCATTACCCCAGCATCACGGTAAAAATACCGGTTGCAGCTAACAACACTCATCAGCTTACTTGTGTGGCGGTGCAGGCGCTCAGGGCCATTTGGCAACCGGGCTACAACTACCTTAAAACCGGCGTGAGGGTAACAGGTATTATCCCTGCGGGTGAAGTGCAATTCAATTTGTACAACAGCTATGAGCACAGCCGCGAGCAGAAACTGTCAGGACTGATAGACGAACTGAACTCACGTTACGGCAGGGGAACCCTGCGTATGGCTGCTGAGGGATTTGATAAGAAATGGGTAATGAAACAAGAGTTCTTAAGTCCGCAGTATACTACCAACTGGCGGCAACTTATTACAACAAAATAG
- a CDS encoding heme-binding protein, with protein MELKSNFRLTSVSNPILQSTPPSPYAPIDILIGKWEGKGFNQIWRPFFGVPGQDRFLELNETIEQIEFEIIPGDVPNRGLLQADINLKGIRYLQSIQDANALGPNGEKLPGIHIENGMWLSVPATNDVDAPRTVARTASIPHGTAFVAQGFEVPTINGAPPFAVADITPFVIGDPSNRIRFPESVLANPSPFRTPLTDIPNVTQSIVDDPNTVLANDLKGFTVLSTSTLIISTIPLNPPPSGGGTSNISFLEGVAGNPTAQSAQIEAIFWVEKVLDAEGKEMTLLQYSQNVLLNFNGLSWPHISVATLVKQ; from the coding sequence ATGGAATTAAAATCAAATTTTCGCTTAACGTCTGTATCAAACCCTATATTACAGTCAACCCCACCAAGCCCTTACGCGCCGATAGATATTCTCATTGGCAAATGGGAAGGAAAAGGATTTAATCAGATATGGAGGCCATTTTTTGGCGTTCCTGGTCAGGACAGGTTTCTTGAATTAAATGAAACAATAGAACAAATTGAATTTGAGATCATTCCGGGTGATGTCCCAAATCGTGGTTTGCTCCAGGCAGATATCAACTTAAAGGGCATTAGATATCTTCAATCTATACAAGATGCTAACGCGCTGGGGCCTAATGGCGAGAAGCTTCCGGGTATTCACATTGAAAACGGAATGTGGCTGTCGGTTCCGGCAACTAATGACGTTGATGCACCACGAACCGTTGCCCGCACTGCCAGCATTCCGCACGGAACAGCCTTTGTTGCACAGGGTTTTGAGGTGCCAACTATTAACGGCGCGCCTCCTTTTGCTGTGGCAGATATCACTCCTTTTGTTATAGGTGATCCGTCAAACCGGATACGTTTCCCTGAATCTGTATTGGCCAATCCCTCTCCATTCAGAACACCGCTTACTGATATACCAAACGTAACACAAAGCATTGTAGACGACCCGAATACCGTATTGGCAAATGATTTAAAAGGCTTTACAGTACTGTCTACCTCAACGCTTATCATCTCAACCATACCGTTAAATCCACCCCCCAGCGGCGGCGGCACTTCCAATATATCTTTTCTGGAAGGTGTTGCCGGTAATCCTACTGCACAGTCGGCCCAAATAGAAGCAATTTTTTGGGTGGAAAAAGTATTAGATGCGGAAGGGAAAGAAATGACACTATTACAGTATTCTCAAAACGTATTATTAAACTTTAACGGACTAAGCTGGCCACACATTTCGGTAGCTACATTGGTTAAACAATAG
- the rplT gene encoding 50S ribosomal protein L20, which yields MPRSVNAVASRRRRKRIMNLAKGYWGSRSKVYTIAKNTVEKGLQYAYRDRKTKKREFRALWIQRINAGARQHGISYSQLMGKLAAKNIGLNRKVLADLAMNNPDAFKAVVDAVK from the coding sequence ATGCCACGTTCAGTTAACGCAGTAGCGTCGAGAAGACGCAGGAAACGCATCATGAACCTTGCCAAAGGTTATTGGGGTTCACGCAGCAAGGTTTACACCATTGCAAAAAACACAGTAGAAAAAGGTTTACAATACGCTTACCGCGACCGTAAAACCAAAAAACGCGAATTCCGCGCGCTTTGGATCCAACGTATCAACGCAGGTGCGCGTCAGCACGGTATCTCTTACTCACAATTAATGGGTAAGTTAGCCGCTAAAAATATCGGTTTAAACCGTAAGGTATTAGCTGATTTAGCGATGAACAACCCTGACGCTTTCAAAGCAGTTGTAGACGCAGTAAAATAA
- a CDS encoding TonB-dependent receptor plug domain-containing protein, with the protein MKTAVTIKYFILTAKRTTVMLLALLPFYAAAQQDTTKLRQVTISTSRAELLKSITPAQQLNSSQFIRYSAFNVADALRGFSGVNVKDYGGVGGLKTVSVRGLGANHTAVLLDGIQISDAENGQIDLGKFNLNNVQSITLFNGQSPDLLIPARSFASASVIAINTTKPALTSEKPYRITMGLIAGSFGLINPYLQWQQRLSNKWSFIVNTNTTNANGKYKYLTYNGSDYAEGERLGAAVRTQQVDGALYFNGNDSSKFNFRVNYYHADRGLPGAALLYVPPQQGQRLWNNDFFAQAGYQKKWDNGLRIMLNAKYANSYLHYLDPNFKNTLGYLDQQFRQHEYYQSAAVAYMLAKNWEISYAADIVINSMTANLPSFKYPTRTTVLNVIASNFKAGSFTLQGSLLNTNLVESVATGTTIPHRNVFSPTLVASFKLSEPLMLRAFYKSIFRVPTFNELYYNFITNTKLKPEFAHQYNVGAVYNKGLKGILDYITLTTDVYYNRVTDKIIYTPNVYAGSVFNIAKAEGLGADVGIRTEGKLGGAYKGIIAINYSYQRAMNISDPETSTYQNQLPYTPRHLLNVNAGVSKNGWGLYYNQMYSSLRFYNNNNSTATFDEYLPAYALADVSLIYKGKFSSLPVVLSAVVNNVFDQNYVVVRRYPMPGRSFRISFQITI; encoded by the coding sequence GTGAAAACAGCAGTTACTATTAAATATTTTATTTTGACAGCAAAACGTACAACAGTTATGCTGTTGGCTTTACTGCCTTTTTATGCTGCTGCTCAACAAGACACGACAAAACTGCGGCAAGTAACCATCTCCACATCACGCGCCGAACTTTTAAAAAGCATAACGCCCGCGCAACAACTTAATTCATCTCAGTTTATACGCTACAGCGCCTTTAACGTAGCCGATGCCTTACGCGGCTTTTCGGGTGTAAACGTTAAGGATTATGGGGGAGTAGGTGGCCTTAAAACAGTTTCAGTGCGTGGTTTGGGTGCCAATCATACCGCTGTACTTTTAGATGGCATTCAAATTAGTGATGCTGAGAACGGCCAGATAGATCTGGGCAAATTCAACCTTAATAACGTCCAATCTATAACACTCTTTAATGGGCAGTCGCCAGATCTGTTGATACCTGCGCGGTCCTTTGCATCGGCGTCAGTAATTGCCATCAACACAACCAAGCCCGCGCTCACTTCTGAAAAGCCATATCGTATAACAATGGGTCTGATTGCCGGATCATTCGGCTTGATCAATCCTTATTTGCAATGGCAGCAGCGCTTAAGCAACAAATGGTCATTTATAGTGAATACGAATACCACAAATGCCAACGGCAAATACAAATATTTAACCTATAATGGCAGCGACTACGCAGAGGGCGAACGCTTAGGAGCAGCTGTACGAACGCAACAGGTTGATGGCGCACTGTACTTTAATGGCAATGACAGCAGCAAATTCAACTTTCGTGTAAATTATTACCATGCCGACCGCGGATTGCCCGGAGCCGCACTTTTATATGTTCCGCCCCAACAAGGGCAAAGGTTATGGAACAATGATTTCTTTGCACAGGCGGGTTATCAAAAAAAATGGGACAATGGCCTGCGCATTATGCTCAATGCCAAATACGCCAATAGCTATCTTCATTATTTGGATCCCAATTTTAAAAATACTTTGGGTTATCTTGATCAGCAATTCAGGCAGCACGAATATTATCAGTCGGCAGCAGTGGCCTATATGCTAGCAAAAAACTGGGAGATAAGCTATGCCGCTGATATTGTGATCAACAGCATGACTGCTAACCTACCCTCGTTCAAATATCCTACCCGTACAACTGTTTTAAATGTTATAGCAAGCAACTTTAAAGCGGGGAGCTTTACGCTACAAGGCAGCCTGCTCAATACCAACCTGGTTGAAAGCGTAGCCACCGGAACCACAATACCGCATCGTAATGTATTTTCGCCAACTTTGGTAGCATCGTTTAAATTGAGCGAGCCTTTAATGTTGAGAGCATTTTACAAAAGCATTTTCAGGGTGCCAACTTTTAATGAGTTATACTATAACTTCATCACCAACACCAAACTCAAGCCCGAGTTTGCCCATCAGTATAACGTAGGCGCGGTGTACAATAAAGGTCTCAAAGGCATTTTAGATTATATCACGCTAACTACCGACGTTTATTACAATCGCGTTACCGACAAAATTATTTATACACCTAACGTTTACGCTGGTTCAGTGTTCAATATAGCTAAAGCGGAAGGACTAGGCGCAGACGTGGGCATCCGCACAGAAGGAAAATTAGGTGGCGCATATAAAGGTATTATTGCTATAAATTACTCCTACCAAAGGGCCATGAATATTAGCGACCCTGAAACATCTACGTATCAAAATCAGTTACCTTACACGCCGCGGCACCTGCTTAACGTAAACGCAGGCGTAAGCAAAAACGGTTGGGGGCTGTATTATAACCAAATGTACTCGTCGCTGCGGTTTTATAATAACAACAACAGCACGGCTACCTTTGATGAATACCTGCCGGCTTACGCCTTGGCAGATGTCTCACTGATCTATAAAGGAAAATTTTCTTCGCTGCCGGTTGTACTTTCGGCTGTGGTGAATAATGTTTTTGATCAAAACTACGTTGTTGTAAGAAGGTATCCAATGCCCGGGCGCTCATTCAGAATTTCATTTCAAATAACTATATAA
- a CDS encoding SOS response-associated peptidase, with protein sequence MCGHVEIGEQKDIKIITRDGGSYTAKNSGSGNPGTMLPVLTDALPDKVQQYRWGLLSVDDDRIHSKNKHARIESLFLVPLWKELVGRKHCVARIQAFFEYNKDQERTFKIERADGQPFYIAGIWDIWFDIKTGMLLPTFAMITMQPNAAMARIHDRMPAILERSDIKKWINGSYTGEQRVAWLRHNPCVAEKLKISIHK encoded by the coding sequence ATGTGCGGACATGTTGAAATAGGTGAGCAAAAGGATATTAAAATAATTACCCGCGATGGCGGATCATACACCGCAAAAAACAGCGGCAGCGGTAACCCGGGTACCATGCTGCCTGTGCTTACTGATGCATTACCGGATAAGGTGCAGCAATACAGATGGGGTCTGCTTTCTGTTGATGATGACCGCATACATAGCAAGAATAAGCACGCACGGATAGAATCATTGTTTTTGGTGCCTTTATGGAAGGAACTGGTTGGTCGCAAGCACTGCGTGGCGCGCATACAGGCTTTCTTTGAATATAATAAAGATCAGGAGCGAACCTTTAAAATTGAACGCGCCGATGGTCAGCCGTTTTATATAGCCGGAATATGGGATATTTGGTTTGATATTAAAACTGGTATGCTGCTGCCAACTTTTGCTATGATAACTATGCAACCCAATGCTGCGATGGCACGAATACACGACCGCATGCCTGCAATTTTAGAGCGTAGCGATATAAAAAAATGGATAAACGGAAGTTACACCGGCGAGCAGCGCGTTGCCTGGTTAAGGCACAATCCCTGTGTAGCCGAAAAGCTGAAAATTTCTATCCATAAGTGA
- a CDS encoding LexA family protein — protein MLRVKKQRAKRDVLGFRLPMLTYEEPELDVSEIIVIDPDNTFFMRMGSDAMTAYHILPEHVLVIDRTLTPVSGSIVVFYHEGDFYTREYVPVANHLELRAGKPADCIIINQTQNFNCWGVVTLTLNPVLQPQHKIGRYARVCTC, from the coding sequence ATGTTAAGGGTAAAAAAACAGCGGGCAAAGAGGGATGTGTTAGGTTTCAGGTTGCCAATGCTTACTTATGAGGAACCCGAACTTGATGTAAGTGAGATAATAGTAATTGACCCCGACAATACCTTTTTTATGCGGATGGGCAGCGATGCCATGACGGCGTACCACATTTTGCCAGAGCACGTTCTGGTGATTGACCGTACCCTTACGCCGGTTAGCGGTAGCATTGTAGTGTTTTATCATGAAGGCGATTTTTATACCCGTGAATATGTGCCGGTAGCCAATCATCTGGAACTCCGCGCAGGCAAACCTGCCGATTGTATTATTATTAATCAAACGCAAAACTTTAACTGTTGGGGGGTGGTAACCTTAACGCTTAATCCGGTTTTGCAGCCACAACATAAAATAGGGAGGTACGCCCGTGTTTGCACATGTTGA
- a CDS encoding SIR2 family NAD-dependent protein deacylase, which produces MKKKIVVLTGAGISAESGLKTFRGYDGLWEGYRIEEVATPEAWAANPALVQEFYNMRRKNVLEAEPNVAHKALVALEEQYDVTIITQNIDDLHERAGSANVLHLHGIITKSQSSINPELTYPIDGWELKMGELCELGSQLRAHVVWFGEAVPMIEPAIRICAEADIFILIGSSLAVYPAAGLINAVPRDVPKYIVDPEIPDVRVSNLIKIEEKATVGIPELVKQLLMV; this is translated from the coding sequence ATGAAAAAGAAAATAGTGGTATTGACAGGCGCAGGCATAAGCGCCGAAAGCGGATTAAAAACATTTCGCGGTTATGACGGATTGTGGGAAGGCTACCGCATTGAAGAAGTGGCCACGCCCGAGGCCTGGGCCGCTAATCCCGCCCTGGTGCAGGAATTTTACAACATGCGCCGAAAGAACGTATTGGAAGCTGAGCCTAACGTAGCCCACAAAGCGTTGGTTGCATTGGAAGAGCAATACGATGTAACTATTATTACCCAAAATATTGACGATCTGCATGAGCGGGCAGGCTCGGCTAATGTCTTGCATCTGCATGGCATTATTACTAAGTCGCAGTCAAGTATTAACCCGGAGTTGACTTATCCCATAGATGGTTGGGAGCTGAAGATGGGGGAGTTGTGCGAATTGGGATCGCAATTGCGGGCGCATGTAGTTTGGTTTGGCGAGGCGGTGCCGATGATTGAGCCTGCCATACGCATTTGTGCCGAGGCGGATATTTTTATACTGATTGGATCGTCGCTGGCCGTTTACCCCGCAGCAGGACTCATCAATGCCGTGCCGCGCGATGTACCCAAATACATTGTTGACCCCGAAATACCTGATGTAAGGGTGAGTAATTTGATAAAGATAGAGGAGAAGGCCACTGTGGGTATACCAGAATTAGTAAAACAACTTTTGATGGTTTAA
- a CDS encoding SRPBCC family protein produces the protein METTTLTPTIQGYKNLPLIEEPVNLNWPERYISIALGVKLGLSGFKNIFKSPFTSILKMSAGGYLLNRGISGHCDLYEMAGKNTNEPVDVLIQSSYAINKPRQEVYNFWRKLDNLPLFMNHLESVEVIDDKRSRWILKLPAAIATVSWDAEIVDDIDGELIGWSSLPDSIIDNAGKVTFSDTEDGTGTIIDVTISYRPPAGGLGASLAHILNPVFKSMVDKDVQNFKQYMDIDNGLKPMINEDKSSQFLSSNSTVL, from the coding sequence ATGGAAACAACAACATTAACTCCAACTATACAAGGTTATAAAAACCTTCCTTTAATAGAAGAGCCTGTCAATTTAAATTGGCCGGAAAGGTACATCTCTATTGCATTAGGCGTAAAACTGGGTTTATCTGGCTTTAAAAATATTTTTAAAAGTCCGTTTACCAGCATATTAAAGATGAGCGCAGGTGGTTACCTACTTAACAGAGGCATTAGCGGCCATTGCGACCTGTATGAAATGGCAGGAAAAAACACCAATGAACCCGTGGATGTGCTTATTCAATCATCATACGCTATTAATAAACCCCGACAGGAGGTTTATAACTTTTGGCGAAAACTGGACAACCTTCCACTGTTTATGAATCACCTGGAAAGTGTTGAAGTTATTGATGATAAACGCTCACGCTGGATATTAAAGCTACCCGCGGCAATCGCTACAGTTAGCTGGGATGCAGAAATTGTTGACGATATAGATGGTGAGCTGATAGGTTGGAGCTCATTACCCGACTCAATCATTGATAATGCCGGTAAAGTCACATTCAGCGACACAGAAGACGGCACAGGAACTATTATCGATGTCACCATCAGCTATCGCCCGCCTGCAGGTGGTTTAGGCGCAAGCTTGGCGCACATACTTAACCCGGTATTTAAAAGCATGGTTGATAAGGATGTGCAGAATTTTAAACAATATATGGACATTGATAATGGTTTGAAGCCGATGATCAATGAAGATAAATCATCGCAATTCTTAAGTTCCAATAGCACGGTATTATAA
- a CDS encoding DUF6580 family putative transport protein, giving the protein MSLQKINLRTVVLILMIIAATAMRFVSYEYKWMSNFSPVGAIAMFGGVYFADKWKAYAVVLLSLYASDVVINYLYSHTWMFFTGDTFWNCVCFSLTILVGSLIKEINIGTSVLILLAPVTIHWLIMDMPWINDAGGLYPKTLAGYAESLYNAIEFERNMLFGDAVFGLILFGGFELAKKKFSALRPRTELAL; this is encoded by the coding sequence ATGTCACTACAAAAAATTAACCTGCGCACCGTTGTACTTATTCTCATGATCATTGCGGCTACAGCCATGCGTTTTGTTAGCTATGAGTATAAATGGATGAGTAACTTTAGTCCGGTTGGTGCCATAGCCATGTTTGGCGGCGTTTACTTTGCCGACAAATGGAAAGCTTACGCCGTGGTGTTACTATCCTTATACGCCAGCGATGTAGTGATCAACTACCTGTACAGCCATACGTGGATGTTTTTTACCGGCGATACCTTTTGGAACTGCGTATGTTTCTCATTAACTATACTGGTAGGTTCGTTAATTAAAGAGATCAACATAGGTACATCAGTACTTATTTTGCTGGCGCCGGTAACCATACACTGGTTAATAATGGATATGCCATGGATAAATGATGCCGGCGGACTTTACCCTAAAACACTTGCAGGTTATGCCGAATCTCTTTATAACGCTATTGAATTTGAACGTAATATGCTGTTTGGCGATGCCGTATTTGGTTTGATTTTATTTGGCGGTTTTGAGTTGGCGAAGAAGAAATTCAGTGCATTACGCCCGCGTACCGAACTGGCGCTTTAA